One region of Triticum aestivum cultivar Chinese Spring chromosome 6B, IWGSC CS RefSeq v2.1, whole genome shotgun sequence genomic DNA includes:
- the LOC123137060 gene encoding probable protein phosphatase 2C 15 isoform X2 — protein sequence MSTRSRSVQGSVGGGGSTAGGSAVPLAVLLRREVVSERTAAERPELQHGLFSQAKKGEDFVFLKPDCERLPGFPSSSFSAFGLFDGHNGNGAAIYTKENLLNNILGAVPADLNREDWLAALPRAMVAAFVKTDKDFQTVARSSGTTVTFVIIDGLVVTVASVGDSRCVLEAEGSIYQLSSDHRFDASKEEVDRVTEAGGDVGRLNVVGGAEIGPLRCWPGGLCLSRTIGDQDVGEFIVPVPLVKQVKLSTAGGRLIISSDGVWDALTAEQALNCSRGLPPEAAAEQIVKDAVHSKGLRDDTTCMVVDLVPEKGNPAMSAPKKQPGMGVFKNMFRKKTSSDSSSHADREYMDPDVVEEIFEDECALLSRRLDSEYPVRNMFKLFICAICQVELKPNQGISVHEDSSHLRRWDGPFLCQSCQEKKEAMEGKRRSRGIVCRAALI from the exons ATGTCCACGCGGTCGAGGTCGGTGCAGGGCTCCGTGGGTGGCGGCGGCAGCACGGCTGGGGGCTCGGCCGTGCCGCTCGCCGTGCTGCTGCGGCGGGAGGTGGTCAGCGAGAGGACCGCCGCCGAGCGCCCGGAGCTCCAGCACGGCCTCTTCAGCCAGGCCAAGAAGGGCGAGGATTTTGTCTTCCTCAAGCCCGACTGCGAGCGTCTCCCCGGCTTCCCGTCATCCTCCTTCTCTGCCTTCGGC CTGTTTGATGGGCACAATGGGAATGGAGCCGCTATTTATACTAAGGAGAATCTCTTGAACAACATCTTGGGTGCAGTCCCTGCTGATCTCAACAGGGAGGACTGGCTTGCTGCGCTTCCAAGGGCGATGGTTGCAGCATTTGTCAAAACCGATAAAGATTTCCAAACAGTAG CACGCTCTTCAGGAACAACAGTGACATTTGTCATAATAGATGGATTGGTTGTTACTGTTGCATCTGTTGGTGATTCGCGTTGTGTATTAGAAGCTGAAGGTTCAATTTATCAGTTATCTTCGGATCATCGTTTCGATGCCAGTAAAGAGGA GGTTGATCGTGTAACAGAAGCTGGAGGTGATGTTGGAAGGCTAAATGTTGTTGGTGGTGCTGAG ATTGGCCCCCTTAGATGCTGGCCCGGGGGTTTGTGCCTGTCAAGGACAATCGGAGATCAGGACGTGGGTGAATTTATCGTTCCTGTTCCTCTCGTCAAGCAAGTAAAG TTATCTACTGCTGGAGGTCGGCTTATTATTTCAAGCGATGGTGTTTGGGATGCTTTGACTGCAGAACAGGCTCTGAACTGTTCAAGAGGACTTCCTCCTGAAGCTGCAGCTGAGCAAATTGTTAAA GACGCAGTGCACTCAAAGGGACTGAGGGATGACACCACTTGTATGGTCGTTGACCTAGTACCAGAAAAAGGCAACCCAGCTATGTCAGCTCCTAAAAAGCAACCAGGAATGGgtgttttcaaaaatatgtttcgcAAGAAAACATCTTCCGACTCATCATCCCATGCAGATAGAGAATATATGGATCCAGACGTCGTAGAAGAGATATTTGAGGATGAATGTGCATTGCTCTCTAGACG GCTGGATTCTGAATACCCTGTTCGAAATATGTTCAAACTCTTTATATGTGCTATTTGTCAAGTAGAGTTAAAGCCAAATCAAGGGATATCTGTACATGAAGATTCATCACACTTGCGTCGATGGGATGGTCCGTTCCTTTGCCAAAGCTGTCAGGAAAAAAAAGAAGCCATGGAGGGAAAGCGCCGTTCACGAGGTATTGTTTGCAGAGCTg cgctgatttag
- the LOC123137060 gene encoding probable protein phosphatase 2C 15 isoform X1 has translation MSTRSRSVQGSVGGGGSTAGGSAVPLAVLLRREVVSERTAAERPELQHGLFSQAKKGEDFVFLKPDCERLPGFPSSSFSAFGLFDGHNGNGAAIYTKENLLNNILGAVPADLNREDWLAALPRAMVAAFVKTDKDFQTVARSSGTTVTFVIIDGLVVTVASVGDSRCVLEAEGSIYQLSSDHRFDASKEEVDRVTEAGGDVGRLNVVGGAEIGPLRCWPGGLCLSRTIGDQDVGEFIVPVPLVKQVKLSTAGGRLIISSDGVWDALTAEQALNCSRGLPPEAAAEQIVKDAVHSKGLRDDTTCMVVDLVPEKGNPAMSAPKKQPGMGVFKNMFRKKTSSDSSSHADREYMDPDVVEEIFEDECALLSRRLDSEYPVRNMFKLFICAICQVELKPNQGISVHEDSSHLRRWDGPFLCQSCQEKKEAMEGKRRSRDSSSRNSGSSE, from the exons ATGTCCACGCGGTCGAGGTCGGTGCAGGGCTCCGTGGGTGGCGGCGGCAGCACGGCTGGGGGCTCGGCCGTGCCGCTCGCCGTGCTGCTGCGGCGGGAGGTGGTCAGCGAGAGGACCGCCGCCGAGCGCCCGGAGCTCCAGCACGGCCTCTTCAGCCAGGCCAAGAAGGGCGAGGATTTTGTCTTCCTCAAGCCCGACTGCGAGCGTCTCCCCGGCTTCCCGTCATCCTCCTTCTCTGCCTTCGGC CTGTTTGATGGGCACAATGGGAATGGAGCCGCTATTTATACTAAGGAGAATCTCTTGAACAACATCTTGGGTGCAGTCCCTGCTGATCTCAACAGGGAGGACTGGCTTGCTGCGCTTCCAAGGGCGATGGTTGCAGCATTTGTCAAAACCGATAAAGATTTCCAAACAGTAG CACGCTCTTCAGGAACAACAGTGACATTTGTCATAATAGATGGATTGGTTGTTACTGTTGCATCTGTTGGTGATTCGCGTTGTGTATTAGAAGCTGAAGGTTCAATTTATCAGTTATCTTCGGATCATCGTTTCGATGCCAGTAAAGAGGA GGTTGATCGTGTAACAGAAGCTGGAGGTGATGTTGGAAGGCTAAATGTTGTTGGTGGTGCTGAG ATTGGCCCCCTTAGATGCTGGCCCGGGGGTTTGTGCCTGTCAAGGACAATCGGAGATCAGGACGTGGGTGAATTTATCGTTCCTGTTCCTCTCGTCAAGCAAGTAAAG TTATCTACTGCTGGAGGTCGGCTTATTATTTCAAGCGATGGTGTTTGGGATGCTTTGACTGCAGAACAGGCTCTGAACTGTTCAAGAGGACTTCCTCCTGAAGCTGCAGCTGAGCAAATTGTTAAA GACGCAGTGCACTCAAAGGGACTGAGGGATGACACCACTTGTATGGTCGTTGACCTAGTACCAGAAAAAGGCAACCCAGCTATGTCAGCTCCTAAAAAGCAACCAGGAATGGgtgttttcaaaaatatgtttcgcAAGAAAACATCTTCCGACTCATCATCCCATGCAGATAGAGAATATATGGATCCAGACGTCGTAGAAGAGATATTTGAGGATGAATGTGCATTGCTCTCTAGACG GCTGGATTCTGAATACCCTGTTCGAAATATGTTCAAACTCTTTATATGTGCTATTTGTCAAGTAGAGTTAAAGCCAAATCAAGGGATATCTGTACATGAAGATTCATCACACTTGCGTCGATGGGATGGTCCGTTCCTTTGCCAAAGCTGTCAGGAAAAAAAAGAAGCCATGGAGGGAAAGCGCCGTTCACGAG ATTCGTCATCAAGAAATAGCGGGTCCAGTGAATAG